From a single Paenibacillus sp. FSL W8-0426 genomic region:
- a CDS encoding AraC family transcriptional regulator: MVKQHHDPPPVREAAADKKQEFSVKSGARTYSVASNPKYHEQGTLHVLFAGASETLPGHALGPKLYDYFLLHYVEKGTGTFQTELHTYELSAGDCFLIHPGQLVSYQSDERDPWQYRWMAYTGKQAAKLTHDAGFRPEKSVFHAGTACGVAEQLARIQATFTERKESSHFTSLGMLYMILAEAQNHLAQDETPISGESSIRRTVKQMIQYMSTQYAYPVSIEQMSASLGYNRAYLSRIFKQETGLSPVTYLLKLRIDKSRQLLRERPDLSIEQVSASVGLPDALYFSKQFKRFHGEAPSHYRERILSRDMPLQK, encoded by the coding sequence ATGGTCAAACAGCACCATGATCCGCCACCCGTACGGGAAGCAGCAGCTGACAAGAAACAGGAATTCTCGGTCAAAAGCGGTGCCCGTACCTACTCGGTCGCCTCCAATCCGAAGTACCATGAACAAGGGACATTGCATGTCCTGTTTGCCGGAGCGAGCGAAACCCTGCCCGGGCATGCGCTTGGCCCCAAGCTATACGACTACTTCCTGCTTCATTATGTAGAAAAAGGAACCGGAACCTTCCAGACCGAGCTTCATACTTACGAATTGTCCGCAGGCGACTGTTTTCTCATTCATCCCGGCCAGTTGGTCAGTTACCAGTCCGATGAGCGGGATCCTTGGCAGTACCGCTGGATGGCTTATACCGGCAAACAAGCAGCAAAACTTACGCATGATGCGGGATTCCGGCCAGAAAAATCCGTTTTCCATGCCGGAACGGCCTGCGGCGTCGCAGAACAGCTTGCCAGGATTCAGGCGACATTCACCGAGCGGAAGGAGAGCTCTCATTTTACGTCACTTGGCATGCTGTACATGATCCTCGCCGAAGCCCAAAATCATCTGGCCCAGGACGAGACACCCATCTCGGGGGAATCCTCCATTCGGCGCACGGTCAAACAAATGATTCAATATATGTCCACGCAATATGCATATCCGGTATCCATCGAACAGATGTCGGCCAGCCTGGGGTACAATCGCGCTTATCTTTCCCGCATTTTCAAACAGGAAACCGGCTTGTCGCCCGTGACGTACCTGCTGAAGCTGCGCATCGACAAATCGCGCCAGCTGCTGCGGGAACGACCGGATCTGTCCATCGAACAGGTCTCGGCTTCGGTTGGATTGCCGGATGCGCTCTACTTTTCGAAACAATTCAAGCGATTTCACGGCGAAGCGCCGAGCCACTACCGGGAACGCATTCTTTCGAGGGACATGCCTTTACAAAAATAA
- the galE gene encoding UDP-glucose 4-epimerase GalE: MAILVTGGAGYIGSHTVAALLERGEEVVVLDNLQTGHREALLGGKLYEGDLRDKELLAKLFAENEIDAVIHFAANSLVGESMQNPVKYYDNNVFGTLCLLEAMNAANVRKIVFSSTAATYGEPEKVPIEESDRTEPTNVYGETKLMMERMMAWFDKVQNIKYVSLRYFNAAGAHESGKIGEDHQPESHLIPLVLQTALKQRSHIAVFGDDYPTEDGTCIRDYIHVSDLADAHLRAVDYLRKGENSNVFNLGNGQGFSVKQVIETAKKVTGLDIPVVQEPRRAGDPAVLVASSAKARSVLGWNPTRSKLEDVIQSAWDWHQSHPQGYGNN, translated from the coding sequence ATGGCGATTTTGGTAACGGGTGGAGCAGGATATATTGGGTCTCATACAGTGGCGGCTTTGCTTGAGCGTGGAGAAGAAGTGGTTGTGCTTGACAACTTGCAGACAGGGCACCGGGAGGCGCTTCTGGGCGGTAAATTGTACGAGGGCGATTTGCGCGACAAAGAACTGTTGGCGAAGCTGTTCGCCGAAAATGAGATCGATGCGGTCATTCATTTTGCAGCAAACTCCCTGGTTGGCGAAAGCATGCAGAATCCGGTCAAGTACTACGACAATAACGTATTCGGTACGTTGTGCCTGCTGGAAGCGATGAACGCGGCGAACGTGCGCAAAATCGTCTTCTCGTCCACGGCGGCTACGTATGGCGAGCCGGAGAAGGTGCCGATCGAGGAAAGCGACCGCACCGAGCCAACGAACGTATATGGCGAAACCAAACTCATGATGGAACGCATGATGGCCTGGTTTGACAAGGTGCAGAATATCAAATACGTGTCCCTGCGTTACTTTAATGCAGCCGGGGCCCATGAAAGCGGCAAAATCGGCGAGGATCACCAGCCGGAAAGCCATCTGATCCCGCTGGTGCTGCAAACGGCGCTGAAGCAGCGCTCGCATATCGCGGTGTTTGGCGACGATTATCCGACGGAAGACGGCACTTGCATCCGCGACTATATCCACGTCAGTGATTTGGCCGACGCGCATCTGCGAGCGGTGGATTATTTGCGCAAGGGCGAGAACAGCAATGTGTTCAACTTGGGGAATGGCCAAGGCTTCTCCGTCAAACAAGTCATCGAAACGGCGAAAAAAGTAACCGGACTCGACATTCCGGTTGTGCAGGAGCCACGTCGCGCGGGTGACCCGGCTGTGCTGGTTGCTTCGTCCGCCAAAGCCAGATCGGTATTGGGATGGAACCCGACACGCTCGAAGCTGGAAGACGTCATTCAGAGCGCATGGGATTGGCATCAGTCTCACCCGCAAGGCTATGGAAACAACTAG
- a CDS encoding galactokinase, which yields MDIQQLKQKFIERYGESKDAIRVFHSPGRVNLIGEHIDYNGGYVLPAALEFGTTLIIRERQDDKLQLASTNMEYEGLLEIATIGKAKTGEWTDYPVGVMVELQAKGVNVTRGYDFLYHGEIPNGAGLSSSASLEVLTGFAIQALEGIENIDTVQLALLSQKAENEFVGVNCGIMDQFAVANGAEDHAILLMCDTLEYKKVPFRTGAYKLIIGNTNKRRGLVDSAYNERRSQCEQALAILKEQRPELGYLAQLTPEQFAEHEGHITDEKVRQRARHVVEENARVLTSVEALSNNDLETFGQLMNASHESLRDLYEVSCEELDVMVEEARRIPGTLGARMTGAGFGGCTVSLVHEDDAERFVKEVGAAYESRTGLKGEFYVCGVGDGVKELKEAK from the coding sequence ATGGACATCCAGCAATTGAAACAAAAGTTTATTGAAAGGTATGGAGAGAGCAAAGATGCCATTCGTGTATTCCACTCTCCGGGGCGCGTGAATCTGATCGGGGAACATATCGATTACAATGGCGGTTACGTTCTCCCGGCAGCGCTGGAATTCGGAACAACATTGATCATCCGGGAACGTCAGGACGACAAGCTGCAGCTGGCTTCGACGAATATGGAGTACGAAGGGCTGCTGGAGATTGCAACGATTGGCAAGGCGAAAACGGGAGAGTGGACGGATTACCCGGTCGGCGTCATGGTTGAACTGCAGGCCAAAGGCGTGAACGTCACCAGAGGATACGATTTTCTCTATCATGGCGAAATTCCGAATGGCGCGGGCCTCTCGTCCTCGGCTTCCCTCGAAGTGTTGACGGGATTCGCGATCCAGGCGCTGGAAGGGATCGAAAATATCGACACCGTACAGCTTGCCCTTCTTTCCCAAAAAGCGGAAAATGAATTTGTTGGCGTCAACTGCGGCATCATGGACCAGTTCGCCGTGGCGAACGGAGCCGAGGATCACGCGATTCTGTTGATGTGTGACACGCTTGAATACAAAAAGGTGCCTTTCCGTACCGGTGCATACAAGCTGATCATCGGCAATACCAACAAGCGCCGCGGTCTGGTGGACTCCGCGTATAACGAACGCCGTTCCCAGTGCGAGCAAGCGCTCGCGATTCTGAAGGAGCAGCGGCCGGAGCTCGGCTATCTGGCGCAGCTGACGCCGGAACAATTTGCAGAGCATGAAGGACACATCACGGACGAAAAGGTAAGACAGCGTGCACGGCACGTCGTTGAAGAAAACGCTCGCGTGCTTACATCCGTAGAGGCGCTGAGCAATAACGACCTTGAGACGTTCGGCCAGCTGATGAACGCATCGCATGAATCGCTGCGCGATCTGTACGAGGTCAGTTGCGAAGAGCTGGACGTTATGGTGGAAGAGGCAAGACGTATTCCGGGCACGCTTGGCGCGCGCATGACGGGCGCAGGATTTGGCGGATGTACAGTATCTTTAGTTCATGAAGATGATGCAGAACGTTTTGTGAAGGAAGTAGGAGCAGCGTACGAGTCTCGTACCGGACTAAAGGGCGAATTCTACGTTTGCGGTGTAGGCGACGGTGTCAAAGAATTGAAGGAGGCGAAGTAA
- a CDS encoding UDP-glucose--hexose-1-phosphate uridylyltransferase, whose protein sequence is MSQTTTGAGTTERTPEQQEALHAIERLVLFALRKRLIEEADRDYGRNLLLEQFGFSEPYDGVLDETVLDGPQPLIDTLIDYGFEIGLIPENTDTYRDLLDAKIMGHLMARPSEVVRAFREKAESEGIEAATSQFYDLSINSNYIRMDRVSKNVYWTQETPYGEMEITINLSKPEKSPKEIAMAKLLPPPVYPKCQLCRENVGYAGRVNHPARQNLRIIPLELNGEPWFFQYSPYVYYNEHCIIFHHDHVPMKLTKDTLRRLLAFVGEYSHYFIGSNADLPIVGGSILTHDHFQGGRHTFAIQKAKAEAVFRHPDTPGLTLSLVKWPMSVLRLSSHDPAQLLEAGNAVYEAWKGYSDPSAEVEAFSEVDGARVPHNTVTPIVRRSEDGGYEMDLVLRNNRTNEEHPEGIFHPHREMHHLKKENIGLIEVMGLAILPGRLKEELDGIAEILAGNSELAEAAKSEEHELNKHLLWTEELQSRFGGQLDKEQAVALVQQEVGLKFSQILEHAGVYKHDEAGRAAFRRFIASMGYTE, encoded by the coding sequence ATGTCACAGACAACCACTGGAGCAGGCACCACAGAACGGACCCCGGAGCAGCAGGAAGCACTGCATGCCATTGAGCGTCTGGTACTCTTTGCCCTGCGGAAACGACTGATTGAGGAAGCAGACCGCGATTACGGCCGCAACCTGCTGTTGGAGCAATTCGGTTTTTCCGAGCCTTACGATGGCGTGCTCGATGAAACCGTATTGGACGGACCGCAGCCTCTGATCGACACGTTGATCGACTACGGGTTCGAAATCGGGCTGATCCCGGAAAATACCGATACGTATCGCGACCTGCTCGACGCCAAGATCATGGGCCACTTGATGGCCAGACCTTCGGAAGTCGTTCGGGCGTTCCGCGAGAAGGCGGAGAGCGAAGGAATTGAGGCGGCGACAAGCCAATTCTACGACCTTTCGATCAACTCCAACTATATCCGTATGGACCGAGTTTCCAAAAACGTCTACTGGACGCAAGAGACGCCATACGGCGAGATGGAAATTACGATCAACTTGTCCAAACCGGAGAAAAGTCCGAAGGAAATCGCCATGGCGAAATTGCTGCCGCCGCCGGTGTATCCGAAATGTCAGCTGTGCCGCGAAAACGTCGGCTATGCGGGTCGGGTCAACCATCCGGCGCGCCAGAACCTGCGCATCATTCCGTTGGAGCTTAACGGTGAGCCATGGTTCTTCCAGTACTCGCCGTACGTGTACTATAACGAGCATTGCATCATTTTCCACCATGATCATGTGCCGATGAAACTGACGAAGGATACCTTGCGCAGATTGCTGGCTTTCGTTGGCGAGTATTCGCATTATTTCATCGGCTCGAACGCGGATCTGCCGATCGTGGGCGGCTCGATTCTGACGCATGACCACTTCCAGGGAGGGCGGCACACGTTTGCCATTCAGAAGGCCAAGGCGGAAGCGGTCTTCCGTCATCCGGACACACCGGGTCTTACCCTTAGTTTGGTGAAATGGCCGATGTCTGTACTTCGATTGTCTTCCCATGATCCGGCACAGCTGCTGGAGGCGGGAAATGCCGTTTACGAGGCTTGGAAAGGGTACAGCGATCCTTCCGCGGAGGTGGAAGCATTCAGCGAAGTGGATGGAGCGCGCGTTCCGCACAATACCGTGACGCCGATTGTACGGCGCAGCGAGGACGGCGGCTACGAGATGGATCTTGTCCTGCGGAACAACCGCACGAACGAGGAACATCCGGAAGGCATTTTCCACCCGCACCGCGAGATGCACCATTTGAAAAAGGAAAACATCGGCCTGATTGAAGTTATGGGCTTGGCGATTTTGCCGGGACGCCTTAAAGAAGAATTGGACGGCATCGCCGAAATCCTTGCCGGCAATAGCGAGCTGGCCGAAGCGGCAAAATCCGAAGAACATGAGCTGAACAAACATCTGCTTTGGACAGAAGAGCTGCAAAGTCGGTTCGGAGGCCAGCTGGACAAGGAACAGGCAGTTGCGCTTGTGCAGCAGGAAGTCGGCCTGAAATTTTCGCAAATTTTGGAGCACGCCGGGGTATACAAACATGATGAGGCTGGCCGTGCGGCCTTCCGCCGGTTCATTGCCAGCATGGGATACACCGAATAG